One genomic segment of Triplophysa rosa linkage group LG22, Trosa_1v2, whole genome shotgun sequence includes these proteins:
- the LOC130545978 gene encoding HMG box transcription factor BBX isoform X1, translated as MTVDITCTTRVNSSMKGGGGGKEPPVEGEVSGKRPKRKCLQWHPLLAKKAPDFSEEEEEEDEEEMEKEPVLCTESGVQEGECVAMEDDVGEFSSEQRARRPMNAFLLFCKRHRSLVRQEHPRLDNRGATKILADWWAVLDPKEKQKYTDMAKEYKDAFMKANPGYKWCPATNKPVKSPSHSLSNPRKKVWPLPSNPSKDTSIAKKQHKTEGAPQLNFAMADPTKMGGLSMLLLAGEHALTAREISSSSSQTEGTDAVKHAGKSALFQLAEISSSPEQLAEESKNVEDGSSLTNAEAFGPSQPSSPDLPKSCVKSPLFQLAEQISSSRSQPASEGRQCGQSALFQLAEMCLASEAEKMEARSSQPSEDSSVCAQHSSSSTVDPDRKEHRDGPHLPLPMPPSTSSSASTSGSTSSSPTDATPSELSPRKTPRKKKKKKENKETDESGKNLTSPKKVKETDESGKNPTSPKKVKKRQSPDSDLDSVMFTIEAVAKGAWGSEETPKKKSRLSESDSIPAVDQSVALKKKSKPKQKKAKDEAKEEEKMEEDKQNDVEMKTEEPPLSPKAECEKMPDVKVEPPSGVEEIAPHCSQPIETEEREADAKPSPDQTRPEDKEPEFKPETSGSRKSERSCKGALYKTLVSEGMLTSLRANVDRGKRGSMRGSVSDHEGGWNDESWGFSQPAVSTPKKLKKSKSKEETTPGLGKLEEEFEKKFNSLPQYSPLTFDKKTASVTKKKKSTAANSPELPKPCTGSSSSQKKTFFHKIVSKYKHRKEKSSAADKDVVTPDPAVTESSQVVKPDSPCVSPSPEPQKVLETPVGSQKRKARKNKITHLVRTADGRVSPAEEDKSKDQTKNQDEKPFTHETLCNRGVCYTDPGSEEADRSDTSGSLPTFFSLAALAEVAAMENVHRAQRAVSIATEGQVKDMAPVLISCADQ; from the exons GGTCAACAGCAGTATGAAGGGCGGAGGTGGAGGGAAAGAGCCTCCTGTGGAGGGAGAGGTCAGCGGAAAACGGCCCAAACGCAAGTGCCTGCAGTGGCACCCGCTGCTCGCCAAGAAAGCTCCGGACTTTtctgaggaagaggaggaggaggatgaagaaGAGATGGAAAAG GAGCCGGTGTTATGCACTGAGAGCGGGGTTCAGGAGGGTGAGTGTGTTGCGATGGAGGATGACGTTGGAGAGTTCTCTTCTGAGCAGCGAGCTCGCCGACCCATGAACGCCTTTCTGCTGTTCTGCAAACGGCATCGTTCGCTCGTTCGGCAGGAACACCCACGACTCGACAACCGGGGAGCCACGAAGATCCTGGCGGACTGGTGGGCCGTTCTGGATCCCAAAGAAAAGCAGAAATACACAGACATGGCCAAGGAG TATAAGGATGCTTTCATGAAGGCTAACCCAGGTTACAAGTGGTGTCCTGCCACCAACAAGCCGGTGAAGAGCCCATCCCATTCCTTGAGTAATCCCCGTAAGAAAGTCTGGCCTCTGCCCTCCAACCCTAGCAAGGACACATCCATTGCCAAAAAACAGCATAAAACTGAAGGTGcaccacagctaaactttgccATGGCAG ATCCCACTAAAATGGGGGGCCTAAGCATGCTGCTGTTAGCCGGGGAACACGCCCTGACCGCCAGAGAG ATTTCCTCCAGCTCTTCCCAGACAGAAGGCACAGATGCTGttaagcatgctgggaaatcaGCCCTCTTCCAGCTGGCTGAG ATATCTTCCAGTCCAGAGCAGCTGGCTGAGGAAAGTAAGAATGTTGAAGATGGAAGCTCTCTGACAAATGCGGAG GCCTTTGGACCGTCTCAGCCGAGCTCTCCAGACCTGCCCAAGAGTTGTGTTAAATCTCCTCTGTTTCAGCTGGCTGAG CAGATCTCCTCCAGTAGGTCTCAACCCGCGTCCGAGGGGCGGCAGTGCGGCCAGTCGGCTCTTTTCCAGCTAGCTGAG ATGTGTTTGGCCTCTGAAGCAGAGAAGATGGAAGCTCGCTCCTCACAACCTTCAGAAGATTCATCTGTCTGTGCTCAGCACAGCTCAAGCAGCACAGTCGACCCCGACCGCAAAGAGCACAGGGACGGTCCTCATCTTCCTCTCCCCATGCCACCATCAACCTCATCTTCTGCCTCTACCTCCGGCTCCACCTCTTCCTCTCCCACTGACGCCACCCCCTCAGAGCTCAGCCCTCGTAAGACGCCgaggaagaaaaaaaagaagaaagaaaataaagaaactgaCGAGTCTGGAAAAAATCTCACATcacccaaaaaggtaaaagaaaCTGACGAGTCTGGAAAAAATCCCACATCACCCAAAAAGGTAAAGAAGCGACAGTCGCCCGACTCGGACTTGGACAGCGTGATGTTCACTATCGAGGCGGTTGCTAAAGGTGCCTGGGGCTCAGAGGAGACCCCTAAGAAGAAATCTCGTCTCTCAGAAAGTGACAGCATCCCAGCTGTCGACCAATCTGTGGCGCTGAAGAAGAAGTCAAAACCCaaacagaaaaaagcaaaagaCGAAGCGAAAGAGGAAGAGAAGATGGAAGAGGATAAGCAGAATGACGTGGAGATGAAAACAGAAGAACCTCCCCTGTCCCCTAAGGCAGAGTGTGAGAAGATGCCTGATGTGAAGGTAGAGCCCCCTAGTGGTGTGGAAGAAATAGCGCCTCACTGCTCACAGCCGATCGAAACGGAAGAGAGAGAAGCGGACGCCAAACCGTCTCCAGACCAAACCAGACCTGAGGATAAGGAACCAGAGTTCAAGCCAGAGACCTCGGGGTCCAGGAAGTCCGAACGGAGCTGTAAAGGAGCTCTTTATAAAACACTGGTGTCTGAAGGGATGCTGACGTCTCTGCGGGCAAATGTCGACAGAG GGAAAAGAGGTTCCATGCGAGGCAGCGTGTCTGATCACGAGGGTGGCTGGAATGACGAGAGTTGGGGGTTTTCTCAACCTGCTGTCAGTACCCCAAAAAAGCTGAAGAAGTCTAAATCTAAAGAGGAAACCACCCCTGG ACTGGGTAAACTCGAGGAGGAATTCGAGAAAAAGTTCAACAGCTTGCCGCAGTACAGCCCCCTGACATTTGACAAAAAGACCGCATCAGTCACcaagaagaaaaaaagcacCGCGGCCAACTCTCCCGAACTGCCCAAACCCTGCACGG GTTCATCTTCATCTCAGAAAAAGACCTTTTTCCACAAGATAGTGAGCAAGTACAAACACAGGAAGGAGAAATCCAGTGCGGCAGACAAAG aTGTTGTCACACCTGACCCAGCGGTCACAGAATCGAGCCAGGTTGTGAAACCGGACAGTCCGTGTGTATCTCCCTCTCCTGAACCCCAAAAGGTTTTGGAAACGCCCGTGGGCAGTCAGAAGAGGAAGGCCcggaaaaataaaatcacacactTGGTGCGCACGGCTGACGGTCGAGTGTCACCTGCAGAGG AGGACAAATCAAAAGATCAGACCAAGAATCAGGATGAAAAGCCATTCACTCACGAGACATTATGCAATAGGGGGGTCTGCTACACTGACCCCGGATCAGAGGAAGCGGACAGGTCGGATACGTCCGGCAGCCTCCCGACCTTCTTCAGCTTAGCGGCCCTCGCTGAGGTCGCCGCCATGGAGAACGTGCACAG AGCCCAGCGTGCTGTAAGCATCGCCACTGAAGGTCAGGTGAAGGACATGGCTCCTGTGCTGATTTCCTGTGCGGACCAGTGA
- the LOC130545978 gene encoding HMG box transcription factor BBX isoform X2, whose amino-acid sequence MTVDITCTTRVNSSMKGGGGGKEPPVEGEVSGKRPKRKCLQWHPLLAKKAPDFSEEEEEEDEEEMEKEPVLCTESGVQEGECVAMEDDVGEFSSEQRARRPMNAFLLFCKRHRSLVRQEHPRLDNRGATKILADWWAVLDPKEKQKYTDMAKEYKDAFMKANPGYKWCPATNKPVKSPSHSLSNPRKKVWPLPSNPSKDTSIAKKQHKTEGAPQLNFAMADPTKMGGLSMLLLAGEHALTAREISSSSSQTEGTDAVKHAGKSALFQLAEISSSPEQLAEESKNVEDGSSLTNAEAFGPSQPSSPDLPKSCVKSPLFQLAEISSSRSQPASEGRQCGQSALFQLAEMCLASEAEKMEARSSQPSEDSSVCAQHSSSSTVDPDRKEHRDGPHLPLPMPPSTSSSASTSGSTSSSPTDATPSELSPRKTPRKKKKKKENKETDESGKNLTSPKKVKETDESGKNPTSPKKVKKRQSPDSDLDSVMFTIEAVAKGAWGSEETPKKKSRLSESDSIPAVDQSVALKKKSKPKQKKAKDEAKEEEKMEEDKQNDVEMKTEEPPLSPKAECEKMPDVKVEPPSGVEEIAPHCSQPIETEEREADAKPSPDQTRPEDKEPEFKPETSGSRKSERSCKGALYKTLVSEGMLTSLRANVDRGKRGSMRGSVSDHEGGWNDESWGFSQPAVSTPKKLKKSKSKEETTPGLGKLEEEFEKKFNSLPQYSPLTFDKKTASVTKKKKSTAANSPELPKPCTGSSSSQKKTFFHKIVSKYKHRKEKSSAADKDVVTPDPAVTESSQVVKPDSPCVSPSPEPQKVLETPVGSQKRKARKNKITHLVRTADGRVSPAEEDKSKDQTKNQDEKPFTHETLCNRGVCYTDPGSEEADRSDTSGSLPTFFSLAALAEVAAMENVHRAQRAVSIATEGQVKDMAPVLISCADQ is encoded by the exons GGTCAACAGCAGTATGAAGGGCGGAGGTGGAGGGAAAGAGCCTCCTGTGGAGGGAGAGGTCAGCGGAAAACGGCCCAAACGCAAGTGCCTGCAGTGGCACCCGCTGCTCGCCAAGAAAGCTCCGGACTTTtctgaggaagaggaggaggaggatgaagaaGAGATGGAAAAG GAGCCGGTGTTATGCACTGAGAGCGGGGTTCAGGAGGGTGAGTGTGTTGCGATGGAGGATGACGTTGGAGAGTTCTCTTCTGAGCAGCGAGCTCGCCGACCCATGAACGCCTTTCTGCTGTTCTGCAAACGGCATCGTTCGCTCGTTCGGCAGGAACACCCACGACTCGACAACCGGGGAGCCACGAAGATCCTGGCGGACTGGTGGGCCGTTCTGGATCCCAAAGAAAAGCAGAAATACACAGACATGGCCAAGGAG TATAAGGATGCTTTCATGAAGGCTAACCCAGGTTACAAGTGGTGTCCTGCCACCAACAAGCCGGTGAAGAGCCCATCCCATTCCTTGAGTAATCCCCGTAAGAAAGTCTGGCCTCTGCCCTCCAACCCTAGCAAGGACACATCCATTGCCAAAAAACAGCATAAAACTGAAGGTGcaccacagctaaactttgccATGGCAG ATCCCACTAAAATGGGGGGCCTAAGCATGCTGCTGTTAGCCGGGGAACACGCCCTGACCGCCAGAGAG ATTTCCTCCAGCTCTTCCCAGACAGAAGGCACAGATGCTGttaagcatgctgggaaatcaGCCCTCTTCCAGCTGGCTGAG ATATCTTCCAGTCCAGAGCAGCTGGCTGAGGAAAGTAAGAATGTTGAAGATGGAAGCTCTCTGACAAATGCGGAG GCCTTTGGACCGTCTCAGCCGAGCTCTCCAGACCTGCCCAAGAGTTGTGTTAAATCTCCTCTGTTTCAGCTGGCTGAG ATCTCCTCCAGTAGGTCTCAACCCGCGTCCGAGGGGCGGCAGTGCGGCCAGTCGGCTCTTTTCCAGCTAGCTGAG ATGTGTTTGGCCTCTGAAGCAGAGAAGATGGAAGCTCGCTCCTCACAACCTTCAGAAGATTCATCTGTCTGTGCTCAGCACAGCTCAAGCAGCACAGTCGACCCCGACCGCAAAGAGCACAGGGACGGTCCTCATCTTCCTCTCCCCATGCCACCATCAACCTCATCTTCTGCCTCTACCTCCGGCTCCACCTCTTCCTCTCCCACTGACGCCACCCCCTCAGAGCTCAGCCCTCGTAAGACGCCgaggaagaaaaaaaagaagaaagaaaataaagaaactgaCGAGTCTGGAAAAAATCTCACATcacccaaaaaggtaaaagaaaCTGACGAGTCTGGAAAAAATCCCACATCACCCAAAAAGGTAAAGAAGCGACAGTCGCCCGACTCGGACTTGGACAGCGTGATGTTCACTATCGAGGCGGTTGCTAAAGGTGCCTGGGGCTCAGAGGAGACCCCTAAGAAGAAATCTCGTCTCTCAGAAAGTGACAGCATCCCAGCTGTCGACCAATCTGTGGCGCTGAAGAAGAAGTCAAAACCCaaacagaaaaaagcaaaagaCGAAGCGAAAGAGGAAGAGAAGATGGAAGAGGATAAGCAGAATGACGTGGAGATGAAAACAGAAGAACCTCCCCTGTCCCCTAAGGCAGAGTGTGAGAAGATGCCTGATGTGAAGGTAGAGCCCCCTAGTGGTGTGGAAGAAATAGCGCCTCACTGCTCACAGCCGATCGAAACGGAAGAGAGAGAAGCGGACGCCAAACCGTCTCCAGACCAAACCAGACCTGAGGATAAGGAACCAGAGTTCAAGCCAGAGACCTCGGGGTCCAGGAAGTCCGAACGGAGCTGTAAAGGAGCTCTTTATAAAACACTGGTGTCTGAAGGGATGCTGACGTCTCTGCGGGCAAATGTCGACAGAG GGAAAAGAGGTTCCATGCGAGGCAGCGTGTCTGATCACGAGGGTGGCTGGAATGACGAGAGTTGGGGGTTTTCTCAACCTGCTGTCAGTACCCCAAAAAAGCTGAAGAAGTCTAAATCTAAAGAGGAAACCACCCCTGG ACTGGGTAAACTCGAGGAGGAATTCGAGAAAAAGTTCAACAGCTTGCCGCAGTACAGCCCCCTGACATTTGACAAAAAGACCGCATCAGTCACcaagaagaaaaaaagcacCGCGGCCAACTCTCCCGAACTGCCCAAACCCTGCACGG GTTCATCTTCATCTCAGAAAAAGACCTTTTTCCACAAGATAGTGAGCAAGTACAAACACAGGAAGGAGAAATCCAGTGCGGCAGACAAAG aTGTTGTCACACCTGACCCAGCGGTCACAGAATCGAGCCAGGTTGTGAAACCGGACAGTCCGTGTGTATCTCCCTCTCCTGAACCCCAAAAGGTTTTGGAAACGCCCGTGGGCAGTCAGAAGAGGAAGGCCcggaaaaataaaatcacacactTGGTGCGCACGGCTGACGGTCGAGTGTCACCTGCAGAGG AGGACAAATCAAAAGATCAGACCAAGAATCAGGATGAAAAGCCATTCACTCACGAGACATTATGCAATAGGGGGGTCTGCTACACTGACCCCGGATCAGAGGAAGCGGACAGGTCGGATACGTCCGGCAGCCTCCCGACCTTCTTCAGCTTAGCGGCCCTCGCTGAGGTCGCCGCCATGGAGAACGTGCACAG AGCCCAGCGTGCTGTAAGCATCGCCACTGAAGGTCAGGTGAAGGACATGGCTCCTGTGCTGATTTCCTGTGCGGACCAGTGA
- the LOC130545978 gene encoding HMG box transcription factor BBX isoform X3 → MKGGGGGKEPPVEGEVSGKRPKRKCLQWHPLLAKKAPDFSEEEEEEDEEEMEKEPVLCTESGVQEGECVAMEDDVGEFSSEQRARRPMNAFLLFCKRHRSLVRQEHPRLDNRGATKILADWWAVLDPKEKQKYTDMAKEYKDAFMKANPGYKWCPATNKPVKSPSHSLSNPRKKVWPLPSNPSKDTSIAKKQHKTEGAPQLNFAMADPTKMGGLSMLLLAGEHALTAREISSSSSQTEGTDAVKHAGKSALFQLAEISSSPEQLAEESKNVEDGSSLTNAEAFGPSQPSSPDLPKSCVKSPLFQLAEQISSSRSQPASEGRQCGQSALFQLAEMCLASEAEKMEARSSQPSEDSSVCAQHSSSSTVDPDRKEHRDGPHLPLPMPPSTSSSASTSGSTSSSPTDATPSELSPRKTPRKKKKKKENKETDESGKNLTSPKKVKETDESGKNPTSPKKVKKRQSPDSDLDSVMFTIEAVAKGAWGSEETPKKKSRLSESDSIPAVDQSVALKKKSKPKQKKAKDEAKEEEKMEEDKQNDVEMKTEEPPLSPKAECEKMPDVKVEPPSGVEEIAPHCSQPIETEEREADAKPSPDQTRPEDKEPEFKPETSGSRKSERSCKGALYKTLVSEGMLTSLRANVDRGKRGSMRGSVSDHEGGWNDESWGFSQPAVSTPKKLKKSKSKEETTPGLGKLEEEFEKKFNSLPQYSPLTFDKKTASVTKKKKSTAANSPELPKPCTGSSSSQKKTFFHKIVSKYKHRKEKSSAADKDVVTPDPAVTESSQVVKPDSPCVSPSPEPQKVLETPVGSQKRKARKNKITHLVRTADGRVSPAEEDKSKDQTKNQDEKPFTHETLCNRGVCYTDPGSEEADRSDTSGSLPTFFSLAALAEVAAMENVHRAQRAVSIATEGQVKDMAPVLISCADQ, encoded by the exons ATGAAGGGCGGAGGTGGAGGGAAAGAGCCTCCTGTGGAGGGAGAGGTCAGCGGAAAACGGCCCAAACGCAAGTGCCTGCAGTGGCACCCGCTGCTCGCCAAGAAAGCTCCGGACTTTtctgaggaagaggaggaggaggatgaagaaGAGATGGAAAAG GAGCCGGTGTTATGCACTGAGAGCGGGGTTCAGGAGGGTGAGTGTGTTGCGATGGAGGATGACGTTGGAGAGTTCTCTTCTGAGCAGCGAGCTCGCCGACCCATGAACGCCTTTCTGCTGTTCTGCAAACGGCATCGTTCGCTCGTTCGGCAGGAACACCCACGACTCGACAACCGGGGAGCCACGAAGATCCTGGCGGACTGGTGGGCCGTTCTGGATCCCAAAGAAAAGCAGAAATACACAGACATGGCCAAGGAG TATAAGGATGCTTTCATGAAGGCTAACCCAGGTTACAAGTGGTGTCCTGCCACCAACAAGCCGGTGAAGAGCCCATCCCATTCCTTGAGTAATCCCCGTAAGAAAGTCTGGCCTCTGCCCTCCAACCCTAGCAAGGACACATCCATTGCCAAAAAACAGCATAAAACTGAAGGTGcaccacagctaaactttgccATGGCAG ATCCCACTAAAATGGGGGGCCTAAGCATGCTGCTGTTAGCCGGGGAACACGCCCTGACCGCCAGAGAG ATTTCCTCCAGCTCTTCCCAGACAGAAGGCACAGATGCTGttaagcatgctgggaaatcaGCCCTCTTCCAGCTGGCTGAG ATATCTTCCAGTCCAGAGCAGCTGGCTGAGGAAAGTAAGAATGTTGAAGATGGAAGCTCTCTGACAAATGCGGAG GCCTTTGGACCGTCTCAGCCGAGCTCTCCAGACCTGCCCAAGAGTTGTGTTAAATCTCCTCTGTTTCAGCTGGCTGAG CAGATCTCCTCCAGTAGGTCTCAACCCGCGTCCGAGGGGCGGCAGTGCGGCCAGTCGGCTCTTTTCCAGCTAGCTGAG ATGTGTTTGGCCTCTGAAGCAGAGAAGATGGAAGCTCGCTCCTCACAACCTTCAGAAGATTCATCTGTCTGTGCTCAGCACAGCTCAAGCAGCACAGTCGACCCCGACCGCAAAGAGCACAGGGACGGTCCTCATCTTCCTCTCCCCATGCCACCATCAACCTCATCTTCTGCCTCTACCTCCGGCTCCACCTCTTCCTCTCCCACTGACGCCACCCCCTCAGAGCTCAGCCCTCGTAAGACGCCgaggaagaaaaaaaagaagaaagaaaataaagaaactgaCGAGTCTGGAAAAAATCTCACATcacccaaaaaggtaaaagaaaCTGACGAGTCTGGAAAAAATCCCACATCACCCAAAAAGGTAAAGAAGCGACAGTCGCCCGACTCGGACTTGGACAGCGTGATGTTCACTATCGAGGCGGTTGCTAAAGGTGCCTGGGGCTCAGAGGAGACCCCTAAGAAGAAATCTCGTCTCTCAGAAAGTGACAGCATCCCAGCTGTCGACCAATCTGTGGCGCTGAAGAAGAAGTCAAAACCCaaacagaaaaaagcaaaagaCGAAGCGAAAGAGGAAGAGAAGATGGAAGAGGATAAGCAGAATGACGTGGAGATGAAAACAGAAGAACCTCCCCTGTCCCCTAAGGCAGAGTGTGAGAAGATGCCTGATGTGAAGGTAGAGCCCCCTAGTGGTGTGGAAGAAATAGCGCCTCACTGCTCACAGCCGATCGAAACGGAAGAGAGAGAAGCGGACGCCAAACCGTCTCCAGACCAAACCAGACCTGAGGATAAGGAACCAGAGTTCAAGCCAGAGACCTCGGGGTCCAGGAAGTCCGAACGGAGCTGTAAAGGAGCTCTTTATAAAACACTGGTGTCTGAAGGGATGCTGACGTCTCTGCGGGCAAATGTCGACAGAG GGAAAAGAGGTTCCATGCGAGGCAGCGTGTCTGATCACGAGGGTGGCTGGAATGACGAGAGTTGGGGGTTTTCTCAACCTGCTGTCAGTACCCCAAAAAAGCTGAAGAAGTCTAAATCTAAAGAGGAAACCACCCCTGG ACTGGGTAAACTCGAGGAGGAATTCGAGAAAAAGTTCAACAGCTTGCCGCAGTACAGCCCCCTGACATTTGACAAAAAGACCGCATCAGTCACcaagaagaaaaaaagcacCGCGGCCAACTCTCCCGAACTGCCCAAACCCTGCACGG GTTCATCTTCATCTCAGAAAAAGACCTTTTTCCACAAGATAGTGAGCAAGTACAAACACAGGAAGGAGAAATCCAGTGCGGCAGACAAAG aTGTTGTCACACCTGACCCAGCGGTCACAGAATCGAGCCAGGTTGTGAAACCGGACAGTCCGTGTGTATCTCCCTCTCCTGAACCCCAAAAGGTTTTGGAAACGCCCGTGGGCAGTCAGAAGAGGAAGGCCcggaaaaataaaatcacacactTGGTGCGCACGGCTGACGGTCGAGTGTCACCTGCAGAGG AGGACAAATCAAAAGATCAGACCAAGAATCAGGATGAAAAGCCATTCACTCACGAGACATTATGCAATAGGGGGGTCTGCTACACTGACCCCGGATCAGAGGAAGCGGACAGGTCGGATACGTCCGGCAGCCTCCCGACCTTCTTCAGCTTAGCGGCCCTCGCTGAGGTCGCCGCCATGGAGAACGTGCACAG AGCCCAGCGTGCTGTAAGCATCGCCACTGAAGGTCAGGTGAAGGACATGGCTCCTGTGCTGATTTCCTGTGCGGACCAGTGA
- the LOC130545978 gene encoding HMG box transcription factor BBX isoform X4, which produces MTVDITCTTRVNSSMKGGGGGKEPPVEGEVSGKRPKRKCLQWHPLLAKKAPDFSEEEEEEDEEEMEKEPVLCTESGVQEGECVAMEDDVGEFSSEQRARRPMNAFLLFCKRHRSLVRQEHPRLDNRGATKILADWWAVLDPKEKQKYTDMAKEYKDAFMKANPGYKWCPATNKPVKSPSHSLSNPRKKVWPLPSNPSKDTSIAKKQHKTEGAPQLNFAMADPTKMGGLSMLLLAGEHALTAREISSSSSQTEGTDAVKHAGKSALFQLAEISSSPEQLAEESKNVEDGSSLTNAEAFGPSQPSSPDLPKSCVKSPLFQLAEQISSSRSQPASEGRQCGQSALFQLAEMCLASEAEKMEARSSQPSEDSSVCAQHSSSSTVDPDRKEHRDGPHLPLPMPPSTSSSASTSGSTSSSPTDATPSELSPRKTPRKKKKKKENKETDESGKNLTSPKKVKETDESGKNPTSPKKVKKRQSPDSDLDSVMFTIEAVAKGAWGSEETPKKKSRLSESDSIPAVDQSVALKKKSKPKQKKAKDEAKEEEKMEEDKQNDVEMKTEEPPLSPKAECEKMPDVKVEPPSGVEEIAPHCSQPIETEEREADAKPSPDQTRPEDKEPEFKPETSGSRKSERSCKGALYKTLVSEGMLTSLRANVDRGKRGSMRGSVSDHEGGWNDESWGFSQPAVSTPKKLKKSKSKEETTPGLGKLEEEFEKKFNSLPQYSPLTFDKKTASVTKKKKSTAANSPELPKPCTDVVTPDPAVTESSQVVKPDSPCVSPSPEPQKVLETPVGSQKRKARKNKITHLVRTADGRVSPAEEDKSKDQTKNQDEKPFTHETLCNRGVCYTDPGSEEADRSDTSGSLPTFFSLAALAEVAAMENVHRAQRAVSIATEGQVKDMAPVLISCADQ; this is translated from the exons GGTCAACAGCAGTATGAAGGGCGGAGGTGGAGGGAAAGAGCCTCCTGTGGAGGGAGAGGTCAGCGGAAAACGGCCCAAACGCAAGTGCCTGCAGTGGCACCCGCTGCTCGCCAAGAAAGCTCCGGACTTTtctgaggaagaggaggaggaggatgaagaaGAGATGGAAAAG GAGCCGGTGTTATGCACTGAGAGCGGGGTTCAGGAGGGTGAGTGTGTTGCGATGGAGGATGACGTTGGAGAGTTCTCTTCTGAGCAGCGAGCTCGCCGACCCATGAACGCCTTTCTGCTGTTCTGCAAACGGCATCGTTCGCTCGTTCGGCAGGAACACCCACGACTCGACAACCGGGGAGCCACGAAGATCCTGGCGGACTGGTGGGCCGTTCTGGATCCCAAAGAAAAGCAGAAATACACAGACATGGCCAAGGAG TATAAGGATGCTTTCATGAAGGCTAACCCAGGTTACAAGTGGTGTCCTGCCACCAACAAGCCGGTGAAGAGCCCATCCCATTCCTTGAGTAATCCCCGTAAGAAAGTCTGGCCTCTGCCCTCCAACCCTAGCAAGGACACATCCATTGCCAAAAAACAGCATAAAACTGAAGGTGcaccacagctaaactttgccATGGCAG ATCCCACTAAAATGGGGGGCCTAAGCATGCTGCTGTTAGCCGGGGAACACGCCCTGACCGCCAGAGAG ATTTCCTCCAGCTCTTCCCAGACAGAAGGCACAGATGCTGttaagcatgctgggaaatcaGCCCTCTTCCAGCTGGCTGAG ATATCTTCCAGTCCAGAGCAGCTGGCTGAGGAAAGTAAGAATGTTGAAGATGGAAGCTCTCTGACAAATGCGGAG GCCTTTGGACCGTCTCAGCCGAGCTCTCCAGACCTGCCCAAGAGTTGTGTTAAATCTCCTCTGTTTCAGCTGGCTGAG CAGATCTCCTCCAGTAGGTCTCAACCCGCGTCCGAGGGGCGGCAGTGCGGCCAGTCGGCTCTTTTCCAGCTAGCTGAG ATGTGTTTGGCCTCTGAAGCAGAGAAGATGGAAGCTCGCTCCTCACAACCTTCAGAAGATTCATCTGTCTGTGCTCAGCACAGCTCAAGCAGCACAGTCGACCCCGACCGCAAAGAGCACAGGGACGGTCCTCATCTTCCTCTCCCCATGCCACCATCAACCTCATCTTCTGCCTCTACCTCCGGCTCCACCTCTTCCTCTCCCACTGACGCCACCCCCTCAGAGCTCAGCCCTCGTAAGACGCCgaggaagaaaaaaaagaagaaagaaaataaagaaactgaCGAGTCTGGAAAAAATCTCACATcacccaaaaaggtaaaagaaaCTGACGAGTCTGGAAAAAATCCCACATCACCCAAAAAGGTAAAGAAGCGACAGTCGCCCGACTCGGACTTGGACAGCGTGATGTTCACTATCGAGGCGGTTGCTAAAGGTGCCTGGGGCTCAGAGGAGACCCCTAAGAAGAAATCTCGTCTCTCAGAAAGTGACAGCATCCCAGCTGTCGACCAATCTGTGGCGCTGAAGAAGAAGTCAAAACCCaaacagaaaaaagcaaaagaCGAAGCGAAAGAGGAAGAGAAGATGGAAGAGGATAAGCAGAATGACGTGGAGATGAAAACAGAAGAACCTCCCCTGTCCCCTAAGGCAGAGTGTGAGAAGATGCCTGATGTGAAGGTAGAGCCCCCTAGTGGTGTGGAAGAAATAGCGCCTCACTGCTCACAGCCGATCGAAACGGAAGAGAGAGAAGCGGACGCCAAACCGTCTCCAGACCAAACCAGACCTGAGGATAAGGAACCAGAGTTCAAGCCAGAGACCTCGGGGTCCAGGAAGTCCGAACGGAGCTGTAAAGGAGCTCTTTATAAAACACTGGTGTCTGAAGGGATGCTGACGTCTCTGCGGGCAAATGTCGACAGAG GGAAAAGAGGTTCCATGCGAGGCAGCGTGTCTGATCACGAGGGTGGCTGGAATGACGAGAGTTGGGGGTTTTCTCAACCTGCTGTCAGTACCCCAAAAAAGCTGAAGAAGTCTAAATCTAAAGAGGAAACCACCCCTGG ACTGGGTAAACTCGAGGAGGAATTCGAGAAAAAGTTCAACAGCTTGCCGCAGTACAGCCCCCTGACATTTGACAAAAAGACCGCATCAGTCACcaagaagaaaaaaagcacCGCGGCCAACTCTCCCGAACTGCCCAAACCCTGCACGG aTGTTGTCACACCTGACCCAGCGGTCACAGAATCGAGCCAGGTTGTGAAACCGGACAGTCCGTGTGTATCTCCCTCTCCTGAACCCCAAAAGGTTTTGGAAACGCCCGTGGGCAGTCAGAAGAGGAAGGCCcggaaaaataaaatcacacactTGGTGCGCACGGCTGACGGTCGAGTGTCACCTGCAGAGG AGGACAAATCAAAAGATCAGACCAAGAATCAGGATGAAAAGCCATTCACTCACGAGACATTATGCAATAGGGGGGTCTGCTACACTGACCCCGGATCAGAGGAAGCGGACAGGTCGGATACGTCCGGCAGCCTCCCGACCTTCTTCAGCTTAGCGGCCCTCGCTGAGGTCGCCGCCATGGAGAACGTGCACAG AGCCCAGCGTGCTGTAAGCATCGCCACTGAAGGTCAGGTGAAGGACATGGCTCCTGTGCTGATTTCCTGTGCGGACCAGTGA